A single Phoenix dactylifera cultivar Barhee BC4 unplaced genomic scaffold, palm_55x_up_171113_PBpolish2nd_filt_p 000488F, whole genome shotgun sequence DNA region contains:
- the LOC103707453 gene encoding uncharacterized protein LOC103707453 — protein sequence MMRKGRRVPLVESSPSSSSYMAAGEEARARFKYLGLLQEYEELVKETEAKKKKLQRTKQKKLRLLAEVKFLRRKYGSLLKNPSQATLYRLKKQSRKMPSTSVCIYEQPNPIVGSEIPAKDRNHRVVEAAAPSTSTAIDLNQISLPNGEEMEEFQVGWEPLKLEKSKRSSTDGEGGANDLKLSICRDVGNNSNRVGKRKISWQDQVALRV from the exons ATGATGAGGAAGGGGAGAAGGGTTCCTCTCGTGGAGTCGTCGCCGTCGTCTTCTTCGTACATGGCCGCTGGGGAGGAGGCCAGGGCCCGGTTCAAGTACCTGGGGTTGTTGCAGGAATATGAGGAGCTGGTAAAG GAAACTgaagcaaagaagaaaaaattgcaGCGGACCAAGCAGAAGAAACTCAGGCTCTTGGCTGAAGTCAA ATTCTTACGGAGAAAATACGGGAGTTTGTTAAAAAACCCTTCTCAGGCCACCCTATATAGACTCAAGAAGCAATCCCGCAAAATGCCGTCAACATCTGTTTGCATCTATGAACAGCCAAACCCAATTGTCGGAAGTGAAATACCTGCAAAAGATAGGAATCACAGAGTAGTGGAAGCTGCAGCTCCAAGCACTTCTACTGCAATTGATTTGAACCAGATCTCTTTACCG AATGGTGAAGAAATGGAGGAGTTTCAGGTGGGGTGGGAGCCCCTGAAATTGGAGAAATCAAAGAGGAGTTCAACTGATGGCGAGGGAGGGGCTAATGATCTTAAGCTATCAATTTGTAGGGATGTTGGAAACAATTCAAACCGGGTGGGTAAGAGGAAAATTTCATGGCAAGATCAGGTAGCTCTCAGGGTTTGA